The Marinobacter subterrani genome has a segment encoding these proteins:
- a CDS encoding DsrE family protein has protein sequence MSTLIMIDQPSYGSWSGREALDMAFSLAAFDQPAALLFTGAGVTWLRREQDTADLGQKSVEKNLSAAPVFGIEAIFADRAACQRYGLDERSLIAGVTLVDAISALLNQYDHTAFAG, from the coding sequence GTGAGTACACTGATCATGATTGACCAGCCATCCTATGGCTCCTGGAGCGGGCGCGAAGCCCTCGATATGGCGTTCTCCCTTGCCGCATTCGACCAACCGGCCGCACTGCTGTTCACCGGGGCCGGGGTAACCTGGTTAAGGCGCGAACAGGACACCGCCGACCTTGGCCAGAAATCCGTGGAAAAGAATCTGTCGGCGGCCCCGGTTTTTGGTATCGAAGCAATTTTTGCCGACCGCGCAGCTTGTCAGAGGTATGGGCTGGATGAGCGCTCGCTGATTGCCGGCGTCACTCTGGTGGATGCCATCAGTGCCCTGCTCAACCAGTATGACCACACAGCGTTTGCAGGTTAA
- a CDS encoding TetR/AcrR family transcriptional regulator: protein MKKIKTRDRILQASLALFNSVGEPNVTTLLISDELDISPGNLYYHFKSKGDIVEELFDHYEQDMLDLLTVPEDADISLEQQGFFLHLLFETVARYRFLYQDLVNVLSRYDQLRVRFKRIQKKKTAAFRNICESFRRQGIMMTDQEELGSLCEQLTLTACYWSAFDTLSHLDDRESVDPGRGVYQMMHLIIPYLAPADRDEARLMSRDYL from the coding sequence ATGAAAAAAATCAAGACCCGCGACCGTATTCTGCAGGCCAGTCTGGCGCTGTTTAACAGCGTCGGTGAGCCTAATGTTACGACTCTGCTGATTTCCGACGAACTGGATATCAGCCCGGGCAACCTGTATTACCACTTCAAGAGCAAAGGCGACATAGTCGAGGAGCTGTTCGACCATTACGAGCAGGACATGCTTGATCTGTTGACCGTTCCCGAGGATGCCGATATCAGCCTCGAACAGCAGGGGTTCTTCCTGCACCTGTTGTTCGAGACAGTGGCCCGTTACCGGTTTCTTTACCAGGATCTGGTCAATGTGTTGTCGCGGTATGATCAGTTGCGAGTGCGGTTCAAGCGGATTCAGAAGAAGAAGACAGCGGCTTTCCGGAACATCTGCGAAAGTTTTCGGCGCCAAGGCATCATGATGACCGACCAGGAAGAACTTGGGTCCTTGTGTGAGCAGTTAACGCTAACTGCCTGTTACTGGAGCGCTTTTGACACTCTCTCCCATCTGGATGACCGTGAATCGGTTGACCCTGGCCGCGGCGTTTACCAGATGATGCACCTGATCATTCCCTACCTGGCCCCTGCAGACCGGGACGAAGCCCGACTCATGAGCCGGGACTACCTTTAG
- the nfuA gene encoding Fe-S biogenesis protein NfuA: protein MALVTVTDPARDYLAQLIEKQDVEGMGVRIFVTQPGTKNAETCLAYCPPNEVVPTDEQVDLEKFTLYLDHNSVPFLEEAYVDYSKDQMGGQLTIKAPNAKVPKIDDDAPLPDRVNYVLASEINPNLASHGGEVSLVEIVDESVAVLRFGGGCQGCSAVSLTLKQGVETTLKERVPEITAVRDVTDHSNTENAYYQ from the coding sequence ATGGCATTGGTTACTGTGACAGATCCCGCACGGGACTATCTCGCACAACTTATTGAAAAACAGGACGTGGAAGGCATGGGCGTGCGCATTTTTGTGACCCAGCCCGGCACCAAGAATGCCGAGACCTGTCTGGCCTACTGCCCGCCCAACGAAGTGGTTCCCACGGACGAGCAGGTGGATCTGGAGAAGTTCACCCTGTACCTGGATCACAATTCCGTACCCTTCCTTGAGGAGGCGTACGTGGATTACTCGAAAGACCAGATGGGAGGGCAGCTCACGATCAAGGCCCCGAACGCCAAGGTGCCCAAGATCGACGACGACGCGCCCCTGCCGGACCGGGTCAATTACGTCCTGGCGTCGGAAATCAATCCGAATCTGGCGTCCCATGGCGGCGAGGTTTCCCTGGTGGAGATTGTCGATGAGTCCGTGGCCGTTCTTCGCTTCGGCGGTGGCTGCCAGGGCTGCTCCGCGGTGAGCCTGACCCTGAAGCAGGGTGTTGAGACGACGCTGAAGGAGCGGGTACCGGAAATTACCGCTGTACGGGACGTAACGGATCATTCCAACACCGAAAACGCCTACTACCAGTAA
- a CDS encoding TIGR01244 family sulfur transferase — MDIRKIDDTISVAPQISVEDVAEAANLGFKTLVANRPDQEEPGQPLMADIETAAREHGLDWVFMPVQSGHITDDDVNRFAPMIRDAEKPVLAFCRSGTRCTVLWALSAARNTPVREIFTKARNAGYDISGLAPRMAQQACEKG; from the coding sequence ATGGATATCAGAAAGATTGATGACACTATCTCGGTTGCTCCGCAGATTTCCGTCGAAGACGTCGCTGAAGCTGCAAATCTGGGCTTCAAAACACTGGTCGCAAACCGCCCTGATCAGGAGGAGCCCGGCCAACCCCTGATGGCGGATATCGAAACAGCCGCCCGTGAGCATGGCCTGGACTGGGTGTTCATGCCGGTACAGTCCGGACATATTACCGATGATGATGTAAACCGCTTCGCCCCTATGATCCGGGATGCAGAAAAGCCCGTACTGGCATTCTGCCGCTCAGGAACCCGCTGCACCGTTCTCTGGGCGCTGAGTGCAGCCCGGAACACGCCAGTCCGGGAAATCTTTACCAAGGCCCGGAATGCCGGTTACGACATATCCGGCCTGGCGCCTCGTATGGCACAGCAGGCCTGCGAAAAAGGCTGA
- a CDS encoding TusE/DsrC/DsvC family sulfur relay protein, translating to MPERNNEGFLEDAQCWTEEVATTIAAEDGIALSENHWEIIGFLRSFYKEHEISPPSNRLFVKAVKEALGEDKGNSIYLMQLFPGTPAKTACRIAGLPRPTNCL from the coding sequence ATGCCGGAACGTAATAACGAGGGGTTTCTTGAAGACGCCCAGTGCTGGACGGAAGAGGTGGCAACCACGATTGCGGCTGAAGACGGCATTGCATTGAGCGAAAACCACTGGGAAATCATTGGCTTTCTACGCTCTTTTTATAAAGAGCATGAGATATCGCCCCCCTCAAACCGGCTGTTCGTAAAGGCCGTGAAGGAGGCGTTAGGCGAAGACAAGGGCAACAGCATCTACCTGATGCAGCTGTTTCCGGGCACGCCGGCCAAGACCGCCTGCCGGATTGCCGGGCTGCCACGCCCCACTAATTGCCTGTAG
- a CDS encoding Bax inhibitor-1/YccA family protein has translation MEDKRFGVQNSQGAYSAPRAERATTGISADAMNVLRNTYMLLGMTLAFSALTAFLNMNGTHPGFLITIVGYIGLLFATYKLKNSPWGIVTTFALTGFMGYTLGPIIGAFVAAGASQIVAQALTLTAIAFVGLSATAIITKKDFSFLSSFLTAGAFVLIGAMLLAFLMESSALQLAVSAGFTIFASVMILFETSQIIKGGERNYIIATVGLYVSIYNLFLSLLHLLSAFSGDN, from the coding sequence ATGGAAGACAAACGATTCGGCGTTCAGAATTCTCAGGGAGCCTATTCCGCTCCCCGGGCGGAGCGTGCGACCACAGGAATCAGCGCTGACGCGATGAATGTGTTGCGCAACACCTACATGCTTCTCGGCATGACCCTCGCCTTCTCGGCACTGACTGCATTCCTGAACATGAACGGAACCCACCCGGGCTTCCTGATCACCATCGTGGGATACATCGGCCTGCTGTTCGCGACCTATAAGCTGAAGAACAGCCCCTGGGGCATAGTGACCACTTTCGCCCTGACCGGCTTCATGGGTTACACCCTCGGCCCGATCATCGGTGCGTTTGTTGCTGCCGGAGCCTCGCAGATCGTTGCCCAGGCGCTGACCCTGACGGCCATCGCGTTTGTCGGCCTGTCCGCCACGGCGATCATTACCAAGAAAGACTTCAGCTTCCTGTCCAGCTTCCTGACCGCTGGCGCATTTGTGCTGATCGGTGCCATGCTGCTGGCCTTCCTGATGGAAAGCTCTGCCCTGCAACTGGCGGTATCCGCAGGCTTCACCATCTTTGCATCCGTGATGATCCTGTTTGAGACCAGCCAGATCATCAAGGGCGGCGAGCGCAATTACATCATTGCGACGGTTGGCCTGTATGTCTCCATCTACAACCTGTTCCTCAGCCTTCTGCACCTGCTGTCTGCATTCAGCGGCGACAACTGA
- a CDS encoding YeeE/YedE family protein, protein MIEIAWSSFTPWSSLAGGILIGLAAASFLLLNGRIAGISGILGGLLTPARGDIAWRVAFLAGLIGAPAAWLLAGDLPAIEIQAGYPALVVAGLLVGIGTRYGSGCTSGHGVCGLSRLSLRSLAATLSFMAAGFVTVYVIRHLLGA, encoded by the coding sequence ATGATTGAGATTGCGTGGAGTAGCTTCACTCCGTGGTCTTCCCTCGCGGGCGGCATCCTGATCGGTCTCGCTGCCGCAAGTTTCCTGCTGCTCAACGGCCGGATTGCCGGTATCAGTGGCATTCTCGGTGGGCTGCTGACGCCGGCCCGGGGCGATATTGCCTGGCGCGTTGCTTTCCTGGCCGGATTGATCGGAGCACCGGCTGCCTGGCTGCTGGCCGGCGATTTGCCAGCCATAGAGATTCAGGCCGGATACCCGGCACTGGTCGTTGCAGGCCTGCTTGTGGGCATCGGAACACGCTATGGCTCGGGGTGCACCAGTGGCCATGGCGTGTGTGGATTGTCCCGCCTGTCGCTTCGATCACTGGCAGCCACACTCAGCTTTATGGCCGCCGGTTTTGTCACTGTGTACGTTATCCGTCACCTGCTCGGAGCCTGA
- the hemH gene encoding ferrochelatase has protein sequence MQYKGSENFSHNQPERLGVLVTNLGTPDAPTTSALRRYLAEFLSDPRVVELPRPLWWLILHGVILRIRPKRSARAYASVWQPEGSPLLLHTAKQAEGIREALKRTYGPNVVVGFAMRYGNPSITRVLDEMQQQGVRKLLVLPLYPQYSASTSASTFDAIANDFARRRWLPDLRFISHYPDFPPYIEAMARHIEAHWANHGRHQMLVLSYHGVPLKYLTRGDPYHCECHKTSRLLAERLGLSKEDYITTFQSRFGREEWLKPYTDETLKLLPGKGIKSIDVFCPGFSSDCLETIEEIDEENREYFMEAGGAGFSYITALNATPGHIEALVKLIEENLQGWQVPKNEPEALTARQKWADEQKEATYPDRAL, from the coding sequence ATGCAATACAAGGGTTCAGAGAACTTCAGCCACAACCAGCCAGAGAGACTGGGGGTGCTGGTGACCAATCTGGGTACCCCGGATGCCCCGACAACTTCCGCACTCCGCCGGTATCTCGCTGAATTTCTCTCGGACCCAAGGGTCGTGGAACTGCCCCGGCCCCTGTGGTGGCTGATCCTGCACGGCGTGATTCTCCGGATTCGCCCCAAGCGCAGCGCCAGGGCCTATGCCAGTGTCTGGCAGCCAGAGGGATCGCCCTTGCTACTCCATACCGCAAAGCAGGCTGAGGGCATCCGGGAGGCGCTCAAACGGACGTACGGGCCCAATGTCGTTGTAGGGTTTGCTATGCGTTACGGCAACCCGTCCATCACTCGGGTTCTGGACGAAATGCAGCAGCAGGGGGTGCGAAAACTGCTGGTGCTCCCGCTCTACCCGCAATATTCCGCATCGACGTCCGCTTCAACCTTCGATGCCATTGCCAATGATTTTGCCAGGCGCAGGTGGTTACCCGATCTCCGGTTCATATCCCACTATCCCGATTTCCCGCCCTACATCGAGGCCATGGCCCGGCATATCGAGGCCCACTGGGCCAATCACGGGCGCCATCAGATGCTGGTGCTTTCCTACCACGGAGTCCCGCTAAAATACCTGACCAGGGGCGACCCCTATCATTGCGAATGCCACAAAACCTCCCGCCTGCTGGCAGAACGCCTTGGGTTGAGCAAAGAAGACTACATAACCACGTTCCAGTCCCGCTTTGGCAGGGAGGAGTGGCTCAAGCCCTACACCGACGAAACGCTGAAATTACTACCCGGCAAGGGCATTAAATCGATCGACGTATTCTGCCCGGGGTTCTCGTCCGATTGTCTGGAGACTATTGAGGAAATTGATGAGGAGAACCGGGAATACTTCATGGAGGCTGGTGGCGCGGGATTCAGCTACATAACCGCGTTGAACGCAACGCCGGGGCACATTGAAGCGCTGGTCAAGCTGATCGAGGAGAATCTGCAGGGATGGCAGGTGCCAAAGAATGAGCCAGAAGCCCTCACTGCAAGACAGAAATGGGCGGACGAACAGAAAGAAGCAACCTATCCGGACCGGGCTCTCTGA
- the tusB gene encoding sulfurtransferase complex subunit TusB gives MSSFDTLHILNKSPGHPRAAQCLALLSEGDALLLIENGVLWLSAEGLPSVCRVFALSADVAARGLGNTAGNETRVAFSDMVALSLQARKVISW, from the coding sequence ATGAGCTCATTTGATACGCTGCATATCCTGAACAAATCCCCGGGGCATCCCCGGGCGGCCCAGTGCCTTGCCCTGCTATCCGAGGGGGACGCCCTGCTGCTGATTGAAAACGGCGTCCTGTGGCTCTCTGCAGAGGGTCTGCCGTCGGTCTGCCGCGTGTTCGCGCTTTCCGCGGATGTTGCCGCCCGCGGACTGGGAAATACAGCAGGTAATGAAACACGGGTGGCGTTTAGCGATATGGTGGCACTGTCGCTTCAGGCCCGCAAAGTAATCAGTTGGTGA
- a CDS encoding phasin family protein, whose product MSEQNDDKPENDPQLAAKIKGSARQIWLAGLGAFTKAEEDTGRFFDRLVQEGEQLENRTRGVVEKQIKSVEDRVEGVRERATGTWDRLEHLFDERVSGALRRLGIHRREEIDSLERRIEALESELARLRARAGDDEEE is encoded by the coding sequence ATGTCTGAACAGAACGACGATAAGCCGGAGAATGATCCGCAGCTGGCGGCAAAAATCAAGGGTTCCGCCCGCCAGATCTGGTTGGCAGGGCTGGGTGCCTTCACCAAGGCTGAGGAAGATACCGGGCGTTTCTTTGATCGGCTGGTTCAGGAAGGTGAGCAGCTCGAGAACAGAACCCGCGGTGTTGTTGAAAAACAGATCAAATCGGTTGAAGACCGGGTTGAGGGTGTTCGCGAGCGGGCGACGGGCACCTGGGACCGGCTTGAGCACCTGTTCGACGAGCGGGTGTCCGGCGCGCTCCGAAGGCTCGGTATTCATCGTCGTGAGGAGATTGATTCACTGGAGCGCCGAATCGAAGCACTGGAATCAGAACTGGCACGGCTGAGGGCTCGGGCCGGAGACGACGAGGAAGAGTAG
- the xthA gene encoding exodeoxyribonuclease III, producing the protein MMFVSFNVNSIRTRLHQLKAVIEAYAPDFIGLQETKVQDDDFPADAIRELGYHVHFHGQKTHYGVALLSKAEPEQITKGYPWDGEDSQRRLIAGRFTVNGEKLTVVNGYFPQGESRDHPVKFPAKEKFYADLMRYLDDLNNAGGHVVVMGDMNISPTDKDIGIGADNAKRWLRTGKCSFLPEEREWLGQVEARGYTDVFRHLHPDEADTFSWFDYRSKGFERDPRRGLRIDLIMASDSLLPKAREAGVSYDIRAMERPSDHCPVWASFEL; encoded by the coding sequence ATGATGTTTGTGTCGTTCAACGTCAACAGTATCCGTACACGCCTGCACCAGCTCAAAGCCGTGATTGAGGCCTACGCCCCCGACTTCATCGGGCTTCAGGAAACCAAGGTTCAGGATGACGACTTTCCCGCCGATGCCATCCGGGAACTTGGTTATCATGTGCACTTTCACGGCCAGAAGACCCATTACGGGGTTGCCCTGCTCTCCAAAGCTGAGCCCGAACAGATCACCAAAGGCTACCCCTGGGACGGTGAAGACTCCCAGCGGAGACTTATTGCCGGCCGGTTTACAGTGAATGGTGAAAAACTCACCGTGGTTAACGGCTACTTTCCCCAGGGCGAAAGCCGGGATCACCCGGTGAAGTTTCCGGCCAAGGAAAAGTTCTACGCAGACCTGATGCGCTACCTGGATGATCTCAACAACGCTGGCGGCCACGTGGTGGTGATGGGTGACATGAACATATCACCCACCGACAAGGACATTGGTATCGGCGCAGACAACGCCAAGCGCTGGCTGCGAACCGGAAAATGTTCCTTCCTTCCTGAAGAGCGGGAATGGCTTGGCCAGGTGGAAGCCCGTGGCTACACCGATGTCTTCCGCCACCTGCATCCGGATGAGGCAGACACCTTCAGCTGGTTTGATTACCGCAGTAAGGGCTTCGAACGAGACCCCAGACGGGGCCTGAGAATTGATCTGATCATGGCCAGTGACAGCCTTTTGCCGAAAGCGCGGGAGGCCGGCGTCTCCTACGATATCCGTGCCATGGAACGGCCGTCCGACCATTGTCCGGTCTGGGCGAGTTTCGAACTCTAG
- a CDS encoding DUF445 domain-containing protein, with protein MFDVALLSLPLMAAVVGWFTNWLAIQMSFYPVQFIGLGWVGWQGVIPRKAEKMAHICIDRTLQHFGDLNAVYRQLEPQRIVEQVLSRVTPRIDEYIDEVMYDIQPVLWDNLPAFVKNRVYQWARDQLPSRIEELVEDFGDDLDELVDLKALLSRELETHPDLMNRIFKQAGAVELQSVINRGAIIGGILGAGLIPLWSRYPEPWLLPLGGFVVGFITNWIAINLIFAPLKPRRFLFWHIQGLFLRRQPEISDVWAKLVAEELITVEKVADAMINGSHGDRTRAIIQKHLRPLLDNSVIMKLSAQVTVGMTGYTELKKAMNQKAVLATHDVFSDPAFNRERAPVVAAVLSGQMKALEPSQFQDILRPAFREEEVQLMIVGGILGGIAGLLQFLSLTYMTF; from the coding sequence TTGTTCGACGTTGCGCTTCTGTCCTTGCCATTGATGGCCGCCGTGGTTGGCTGGTTTACCAACTGGCTGGCTATCCAGATGTCCTTTTACCCCGTCCAGTTTATTGGTCTGGGCTGGGTTGGCTGGCAGGGCGTCATTCCCCGCAAAGCCGAGAAGATGGCGCATATCTGCATCGACAGGACCTTGCAGCATTTTGGCGACCTGAACGCCGTCTACCGGCAGCTTGAGCCTCAGCGCATTGTTGAGCAGGTCCTTTCCCGCGTCACACCGCGGATCGATGAGTATATCGATGAGGTTATGTACGACATCCAGCCGGTGCTCTGGGATAACCTGCCCGCGTTCGTGAAAAACCGGGTCTACCAGTGGGCGAGAGACCAGCTGCCGTCCCGAATTGAGGAACTGGTGGAGGATTTTGGTGACGATCTGGACGAGCTGGTGGATCTCAAGGCGCTGCTCAGCCGTGAACTTGAGACCCATCCGGACCTGATGAACCGCATCTTCAAGCAGGCCGGTGCGGTTGAGCTGCAATCTGTGATCAACCGGGGCGCCATTATCGGTGGCATTCTCGGTGCGGGTCTCATACCCCTGTGGTCACGGTATCCCGAGCCCTGGCTGTTGCCGCTTGGTGGCTTTGTGGTCGGTTTTATCACTAACTGGATCGCCATTAACCTGATTTTTGCACCGTTAAAACCCCGGCGATTTCTGTTCTGGCACATCCAGGGCCTTTTCCTGCGCCGCCAGCCGGAGATCAGTGATGTCTGGGCGAAGCTGGTGGCTGAGGAACTGATTACCGTGGAAAAAGTGGCCGACGCCATGATTAACGGCAGCCACGGTGATCGGACCCGGGCCATTATTCAAAAGCATCTGCGGCCGTTGCTCGACAACTCTGTCATCATGAAGCTGTCGGCGCAGGTTACCGTGGGTATGACCGGTTACACCGAACTTAAAAAGGCCATGAACCAGAAGGCGGTGCTGGCAACCCATGATGTTTTCAGCGATCCCGCGTTTAACCGGGAGCGGGCGCCGGTGGTGGCGGCGGTTCTTTCCGGCCAGATGAAAGCCCTGGAGCCGTCCCAATTCCAGGATATCCTTCGCCCGGCGTTCCGGGAGGAGGAGGTCCAGTTGATGATCGTAGGCGGCATTCTGGGAGGTATCGCCGGATTGCTGCAATTTCTGTCTCTCACCTATATGACATTCTAG
- a CDS encoding DUF6691 family protein: MKFNLASLFAGLIFGLGLILSGMANPEKVLAFLDIAGRWDPSLAFVMGGAILVGLFAFAVARKRTLSFLGFDLKLPGTTRIDKRLILGGLAFGVGWGIAGFCPGPGLVALGAGEAKAAVFVAAMVAGMAIFEVVERTRKKA, translated from the coding sequence ATGAAATTTAACCTGGCTTCCCTGTTTGCCGGCCTGATATTTGGCCTGGGCCTGATCCTCTCGGGCATGGCGAACCCGGAAAAAGTCCTCGCGTTCCTGGATATCGCCGGCCGCTGGGATCCGTCACTGGCCTTTGTCATGGGCGGCGCGATTCTTGTTGGCTTGTTTGCGTTCGCCGTTGCCCGCAAGCGCACACTCTCGTTTCTGGGGTTCGACCTAAAACTTCCCGGCACTACCCGCATTGACAAGCGACTGATTCTGGGTGGCCTGGCATTCGGTGTCGGCTGGGGCATCGCCGGGTTCTGCCCGGGGCCCGGCCTGGTGGCTCTCGGTGCCGGCGAAGCCAAGGCGGCGGTGTTTGTAGCCGCCATGGTGGCCGGCATGGCCATTTTTGAGGTGGTCGAGCGCACCCGCAAGAAAGCGTAA
- the tusD gene encoding sulfurtransferase complex subunit TusD, whose amino-acid sequence MADTRSATFALVITGAPYSSQAPQTALGFAKAAIAAGHRIDRVFLYGDGVHLASALCAPPSDEPHWPQEWAGFLEQHGISAIACIASALRRGLVNEAEQKRYQLPSANLLRPFDIAGLGDWVEGRMTSTRTLYFHAGG is encoded by the coding sequence ATGGCCGATACCCGATCTGCAACCTTCGCCCTGGTCATTACCGGCGCGCCCTACTCCTCGCAGGCGCCACAGACCGCCCTGGGGTTTGCCAAAGCCGCCATAGCCGCAGGCCACAGGATTGACCGTGTCTTTCTCTACGGCGACGGCGTACACCTCGCCTCCGCTCTGTGCGCCCCACCCTCAGACGAGCCCCACTGGCCGCAGGAATGGGCGGGCTTTCTGGAGCAGCACGGCATCAGCGCCATTGCCTGCATTGCGTCCGCGTTGCGCCGGGGCCTGGTGAATGAAGCCGAGCAGAAGCGCTACCAGCTACCCTCCGCCAACCTCCTTCGCCCGTTCGATATCGCCGGGCTGGGTGACTGGGTCGAGGGCCGGATGACTTCCACCCGAACACTCTATTTCCACGCCGGAGGCTGA